The Natator depressus isolate rNatDep1 chromosome 21, rNatDep2.hap1, whole genome shotgun sequence genomic sequence TACTACTAGGTCTTTAATCTGTGTCTAATGCTGATTCAGAGGGTCAATAGCTTAACCAAGCACATTTGGAATATGGAATCTTAAATCAGAGATTATGTATATACAGGGCCaactctaggcaccagcaaaacaagcaggtgcttggggtggcacatttctaggggcggcattccggtgccagccatgccgcccctagaaatatgcccccactgccccagctcgcctctgctccacctgctcccctgagcgcgccgctgctccgcttctcccccctccctccgaggCTTGCCGCACTGCGTGGCAAgcctgggtggagggagggaggggagggagggagaagctgagAGGCGGTGTGCTCGGGGGAGGCTgcagtggtggagcggaggtgagttggggcggggagcggttcctctactcccccccattacttcctgccctccccccccaccccgcctactcccctgaacacgctgcctctccctcacctgagagggaggggggagaagtggagcagcgGCGTGTTCAagggagcaggcggagtggaggtgagctagggcagggggttacagggggggagccgcaggaagcaatgggggggaatGCAGCATGcctcggggaggaggcagggccgggagGGGGCATGAAAAAAGCGGGAGTGGCCAACAATTTTTTTTGCTAGAGTCggctctgtgtatataaattttaCAACAGACAAGGTTCAGATCAGGAGCAGAGGAAAATGATTAAAGCTGTTTAGATCCTATTTATTTTGAGCAGGAAGGTACCCATCTTAAAACAGATGTGAAAGAGGCAGCAGTAAAGACAAGGGAGTGTTTGTTAGGTATCCAGTAACAGAAACTGAACCTTTACTGCTTAGTGCCTGAAATTAAAGCCTCAAGTTTCCCTCCAATACGATTAACCTGGGACTTCTTTACTCAAGCAAGCAGACATGTACCCAAGCAAGGAGCCTCTGCTTCAGTGACTCATAACACAAAGCTCTCTCCATCCACCCAACACCACCTTTGCTAGTATTCCATTTTAAAAGGGTAGACACCTAGACACACTCACCTTCATCCCGGGAGTAGTCTTCTCCAGAGTGGGGCTCAAACAGGTAGTCTCCTGTGGCTAGTTCAAAGgcctaaacaagaaaaaaatgtgttgaaTCATTTTTCAAGTTGTCACTGTTAGACTTATGTATGAGTACTGCAGAGTAGGCGTGGCAGTTTGAATGTGAAGGGGAAACAATTCCTTGTGAAACCTAGAAAGCCATTAAGATCTATTCTGAACTTTTGTGATGAAGGCACTGCACATTGCCATACATTACGACAGATCCATTAGTGTATCTCATAAGATCATCTCACTAAGCAAAGCTGGATCATGGCAAAATGACATGTCAATAAGATGAAGTTCAACTATTAAGATACTGTACATAACCAAGAATTCACCAGCTTTACTCCTAGACTAGACTTTGCTTTGGTAGTTAGCTATCAAGAGCATGTAGGATACTTGAGCTAAAAAGCTGTTTTCATGAAGCTTCCTccaaaaaaggccattttccCCAAGTTCAAGGCTCTTTGCAACCACCTTCCAAGCACATTTTCTCCAATTCTCTACTTCTAGATTTGAAAAGACAGAATTATGCAGCACTGTAACTTCTACATCTTCCCTATGCAGCCCACAACCTGAGCCAGTGCAAGACAGTGTTTCCTGGCTATCCTGATCCCAAATTCTATTTGTTTTATGCTGCCTCCAAAGTTTAGATTTTTGATGTGCTGCAGATTTTTGCTGACTGAGAatgaagctgcattttctacAGTGTTCATACCTTAAGAGCTTGTTTAGCGTCTTTAGGTAACTGTACTAAGGGCTTTCTATGCTCTGATTATGGAACACGCTGCAGAATCCCCTCTTGCTTGCCATCTTagcttttatttacaaataaagtAAGCCTGTAGTTCTAATGGCTGTAAAGATGCCCAAAAGCAAAGTGTAAACTGACCATTTTCTTCCTAAGTCGGCAGAAAGCCTGAAACATTGGGCTTATTGAACTAAAACTGGGTGTTAAATATGGAATGTGATAATTTAATACAATTGCCAATAACTGCTTTAAAAGGGGCATCCACATATAGTAAGCTCATCCCACAACCTCAAACTGCTTCACATGTTCTCTCAATTGCCAAGACCCTCAAGTCCCCTTAGCAAACTGTCACAGCCTCCAGCTTCTCTCCAACTGTGTGTGTCATGTATTATGCCTTAGTACAAGAATTTATAATACAatgaaaaagagtacttgtgacaccttagaaactaaccaatttatttgagcataagttttcgtgagctacagcccacctcatcggatgcataaagtggaaaatatagtgaggagatttatatacacacagaccatgaaaaaaaaaaaaacacattgtaaggaaagtgatcacttaagatgagctattaccagcaggagagtggggtgggggagagaaaaccttttgaagtgataatcaaggtgggccatttccagcacatttccaggagttaacaagaacgtctgaggaacagtggggggaataaacaaggggaaatagttttacttagtataatgactcaaccactcctagactctattcaagtctaagttaattgtatccaatttgcaaattaattccaattcagcagtctcttgttggagtctgttcaTTATAATACAATGGAAGTCTGAAATCTGAAGGCAGTGTAAAACAGAAATCAAAACAAACAGGAGACACCATACTGAACTGGCTCAGGTTGTGGGCTGTATAGGGAAAATTTAGAAGGGTACTTCTGCAAATTCTGAGGTTCCTGCCACATTTAGGTCTAATGTGCCACACAGAACATGGGGACTTGGCTATAAACTTTTAGTTTTAAATAGCATGTTGAAAATATAACAGGGGAGTTCTCCGTAGAGATGTCAGATCAGTGTCCCCAGGAGGAATGAAATCAGATACCAACCAAAATCACAGTGCCTGAAGATGAGAAGAAAAGAATATTCTTTAAAGTGCCATTATAGCCAGAGCCAGCAAAAATGATTCTGTGGTCCACAGAGTACACAGCATGCTGGAATTTCCCAGAATTCTCTGCAACTACTGAATGTTGAGGGTCCACCCTGCATGGCCAAACTCACCATACAGGCTGTGCTCCAAATATCAGCTGGGGTGTTATACCCAGATCCTATCAGCACCTCCAGGGACCGGTACTGCCTTGTCTGAATGTCCTCAGTGAAGTGCTTGTgctaaaaaaatttaaaaaaggtacTTTATTAACTGGTTGAAATCACTAAAGGAAGAGATTCCTTCAACTAAGACCAGAGAGGTGCTGTTTACAGAGATATCTCGCTGATGAAACATGACAGACTGGTTTTTACATTTCAGTTAAGTGGTTTCTTAAATTTCAACAAATGATTAAAATGCCCTAACCAGAGGCACTTTTCCTCAGACAAAATAGCCTGACAATTCAGATGatggcaaacagcagcagcagctgtggagaACGTCAGTTTTAAAATTGAACTACAAGAATGTGATGAATGTTACCAAGTGACTTGTGACAGGTAAGCTATTTCATGTCTCTCAGGCACCAACAGCTTCTGTCAGACATGAAGATGTGCAGCCTAAACACTAGGAATCATGTTTAAAAACGGGATGTATTTCACAGCTATCAATTTCGGCGCTaatgctagcagatcgagggttCAAGTTGACACCTGACTAAATCATGATCGTGCAAAGTTAAGTGAATGACAAAGCTTTTGTAaacaagttttaaataaaaggttAATAACCTACATTAATATACCCAGAGAGAGACATTTCTATTTCAAATCACTACTGAGAAGCAGTTGTCAGTTACTTCAGAAGTCCAACCTTCCCCCTTACTAGACGGTGCGTTGCAGCACCCACCTAAAGCAGAGCAGCAACACTCTTCTAGGATATTGCCTCATCAACAGTTGCAATTCAAAACAGAGGATCCTGAACTTAGGACTTTTCAAGGGAGTAAAGACCGTTCCAAAttgttttgctatttaaaaatcatttaaatagatGTTCTTTCCTGCTTGAGATTTGAAACGGATTTAGAAGCACTGCAGTACAGCCTTTAAAGGCCAAAACTATTTACAGTTTATCTTACATGCTCAGAAATCACAAATGAAACAGTTCCCTCAGAGTGTATGATTTGACAGGCTGCAAAACTAGCTGCAACAAGGCACAGTAGAGGAACATCAGGAGGACAGTCTAAACTTAATCCTTGTATTAAGTTTTATCCCTCATGACATTGCAGGTGAACCATAGACGTTTTGcaccttttattttaaagtaaatacaGATTGTCTTCTTCAGCTCCCCCTCTACCCCCAGTCAACTGGAAACCGATTAGTAGCTTTGGTCACTCAACACTGAAAGGTTTACACTTACCACCCAGCAGGCATTTCCTAGGTCAGCTATCTTCACTTTGAGCTTATCTGCATTCCTGGGCTCAAGGGGATTAAGGAGAAAATTCCCAGCAGTGGATTTCCCTAAATGCAATATGCACAACAGCTGATTAAATCCACATGGACAGGGCCACCATCTGCCACCCAAACCCCACAGGCATCGTTCTATGCAGGAAGGATACGGGTCAATGATCAGAACTATCCGTCATGCAGTCTAGCTACAAACCATCAACTCTAGTCAATATCTGTTAACCCCCCAGGCTCCCCCAGAAGGGCATTAAGATAGTAAATTGACTTAACTAGTATATTCTGCCCAGTATACATATGTGCAAAAGCTCCTCCCCCTGTATTGCACAATAAAAAAGACACTGAAATCCTAGCATAATAGAGGATGTGCAAGTGCAGGAAGATGGCTGTTTTGTGAGCTCTGTTAGCttggcttttttaaaatagtttgtttttattaagacTGGCTGTTTGACAGTGCAGTCACCAGCAGAATTTAGAACGCTTTCTGCAGAGTTGGTAGGTTCTGATAGTGTCTAAGAGAGCCTCAAACCTAAAGAAGCCTTCTTTAAAAGTTACAAGAGTTAAATTCCAAGGATGGCAGCATTGCTTCCCAGAGCAGCAATGCCAACTGCTGCAAAGTTTAAAGTGTACAGTTAGAATACGCCAAGATGGATATACTGGAGAaataaaaagaggggaaaaaaagtcattAAACGACTATATCTAGTAAGGATTCCTAAATGCATCAGAAAGGCAGTTCTCTAGTAATCCAGAGAGGCATCAATAGACTCAGTACAGGCCGAGTTTTGATACTGTGTTGAAATTTCTTTTTTAGCTCTTACGTTCACTTACATTTCCCTGGTTGCATTTTAATGGGGTAATGCGACAAGATAAGAGAAGTACAGGGATTGTTCCCAGTTTCCTATTTTGGGCTGAGATCTTTGACTTGACCCTGACTCAAATGAGCCATGGTTTAACTGAGGGATCTATGTGATTTAAATTATACCAAGTCACACCTTTGGGTATGTCTCAAAAGAATTTTGTTTCTGCATTATACAGAATCTGCCATCAAACTAGTTTTACAGTATGTTATCTCTGTTATAACCCTATAACAAACTTGAAGCCCTTTCCTCCTTACAAGTTTAAAACTATCCCTCCCCACCTACACTTTCGTTGAAGTGGATTTATTGCTCTGGAAGGGAGTATTACTTAAGGAACTTATGCTAGAAAAGTAAAGCCCAGCTATTCCTTGCGAGGAAAGTTGATTTTGGGCCCTGTCATGGCAAAAACTGAGATGTCAATACAAGCTTTTCTATATACACCCTATATTCTGTCAGCCCTCTCCTCTCTCACTCTAGTTTAGGTATCTGATGCAACCTTGGGTTGAACAGACAATGGTGCCTTTGCGGTCATGGATTCCAGAATGTATAAACTGCAACCCTGCACTCTTACTCAATTCTTCATGTACAATACGGTTCTTTATGTacagatatttaaaaaacaaaaatatctgaaCGAGAGTGAGGGAGCAGGGGGAACGTTCCCATTTAAGGCATGACTATGATCATAAACAAACATACTTGGAAAAGAAAGTAACTGGGTGCTTTTTAAAGTTGGGAAGGACAGACTGAATTGGATGAGAGTGCAGGGTAGCAGTTTACACACTCTGGAATCCATCACATCAAAAGGCATAACTGCCTGTCAACCCAAGGTTGTAACAGTGGAATCCCCAAAGGCAGATCAGAGTGGAGAGTGATGTCAGGACAGAGCTCAAAGAGATGGCCTCAGGTAGAGTCAGGTCAGCCAATATAAAGCCTCCTATTAATGCCACATTACAGACTCTAAAGGACAGATCTCCTAAAGGAGTCCTCTGGTACCTTTGTTCTCAGATGGGCCATTATTCTCATTCTCATCCTCTGAGGGTATCTCTGCACGTATACTCTCTTGCAACTGGCTGATCTCCTGCTCATTGAACGACTGCTCTTCACTTGAAGTTGGCTGATACACCATGGAATCTAGCACCTCAGAAATTAAGGGCACGCATGAGTCCGACATTACTTCTTGTGACCTGTTCTCCGAGTCTCCGTTACGCTGGCTGTAATTACAGCTATGGAAGCTGTCCTCTTCCTGTGCCAGAGGGTGCTCATCACAGTCATTGGCATTATGAAGGTCCTCCTCAAGCCTCCCAGACCCTTGGTTGCTGGAGTCTGAGAAGGCAGTCATTTGTACCATGCCGTTGCAGTTGATTTCCGGTATGCATTTTTCCATGCTGCCTTCCATTAGGATACTTCGCTCTTGAACATGGGCAACTTCATCtaaggaaagggaaaagaaagaattAGAAGACTCTTAAGGGACAGGGAAACATAACACATGGACTGAGTAACAGCTATAGCAAGACCTTAAGTAAGCCCAAAAATCTAGCACATTCACACAGAACAGCTGAATGCAATGCTTCTTTAACCCATTTTTACCAGCACAAGACTCCGTGGTCCCTGCTcagactcaggcctggtctacactttagATGAACACAGCTAtatcggtcaggggtgtgaaaaaaacctaACTCCTGACTGACGTAGCTATGTCAACGGAAGTGTTCTTTGGCTGACATAGCTACAATTTGGGTCAGGTCGGCATAGTGAACTTTGTTTGGGGAGGCGGTGTTTGTACgctgatggaaaaaccccttctgtcagcgTAGACTGCGTCTACGCTGTGGAGTTATGCTGGCATGACTGCACTGACATAGCTATACTGGAATAGCCGCCGCCTGGTCTGCACCTAAAAACTTAGGTAAACCTAGCTATAcccctcagggctgtgaaaaatttaatGCGCCGTGTGGCATAGTTAGGTTGTCCTAACCCCcaagctaggtcaatggaaaaattcctctACTGATCTCACTACAgtcttggggtggggtggatgtACTACGAGACAGAAAAATGCCTTCTGTCactgtaagcgtctacactacagcatttGCAATGTAGACTACTATCCATAGCATGGATACAGCGTTAGTGGAATGCGGTGGCAATTCAACTGCAGATCAGCGGCCAGCATTCAAGGCcagcagagatgctgcagagatgTACACTGCAATTTTAACAGTGTGGTTGAAGGAACGTTACTGTGCTTCtaagcgcgcacacacacacacacacacacacacacacacacacacacacttgcatgcAGGCCCATGTGATATTCTGGATCCATACCCAGCTTTCCTGGTACCCCTTCATCAGGTGGGTTCTCTTTTAAGAGCATCTCAAGAGGGTTCCGAGCTTCTTCCTGCTCTTCaggctgtgtttgtacagggcttgCCTCCTTTTCCATCTCCTCTATCTCCTGCATTCGCTTCTCCAGTAGCTCCGCCTGCcgtttctgctttttcttcaatttttttttcttattctttgaCATTTTGTCAGCCTGCAGGGAAATGACAACTCTCTCACACATCTGGCTTGGTATTTATTCTAATAAAAATCCAAGCTACAGTCAGGTTTTAGTTTTTAGTGAATTCTTTCAGAGCTTGTGTGAAGTCTTCACCTGACAACTCTGGAGACTGAAAAGTCCTGTCCCACCCACAGAACAGATACTGCAGCTGGGAAGGCCTTCACCTACTGCTGAGCCGATGGGCTTCAGCCCTGACCTGAAAAGGCCATCCTGACCTGAAAGAGCAAAGGGAGTTCAGTCTCCGTAACCCATGCAATCCTGGGACCATCCACTGGGAATGCCATGACAGGTATCAATCCTGGTGGCATATTTGAGATGTAAACTCTGATGAtgcaacctctctctctcacaggccAAATGCCGATTAGATAGCAACAGCTTTGTCATAGTACATGGAACAGATTCATATCTGCAAAATAGCTGACATTACTAAAGATCACtcatttttaaaagcttcatCCCACTTGGGCCACTTTAATAGCACACAGCCTCATTAACCACAGTTAATGATTGATGCTCGAGGAACATTGAACTCTGGAAAATGCTAGTGATCTTGGGAAGCTGGTACTGTACAACTACTGTAATTGGACATCATTCTGTGACTAGCTGTACCTGTAACACAGAAATTTAAATGTTCAGTGTGTTAACAGCCATACACTGAACTTGTTCACACTTCAAGTTCTTCTATTCGGGTCTCAAAGTAGGATTCCCTACCACTTATCGTATTATAGAACAAAAGCATAAAACAATTCTAAACAAGCTGTACACCTGAATGTATGTAGACCGCACACATTTACACTTGCttataaaggaagaaaaaagttaCCATACTTACTGGTTTGGGCTGAGGTGCAGTACTCactggaagagaaagagaaataagtTAGTATGCTTGTATTATAGATTGCaatcacactgcaataaaaatatcACATGAGCAAAAATAATGAATGATTGGAAGCCAGGAACGTCTTCCACAGAGCCCATTTTGTTTCCCTGTGGATACTAGGTACCGTTGAAATGTAAAGCTGTACTGAAAGAACAAACAGTGATGGCTTCCTTCTTTCCCTATGTATATAGGGAATACATCAGTTTCTTATTTCTATATGGATTAGAAACAAAACTCAAGTGCATCCTCCAATTCTGAAAGCCTCAATTCTCAAAAGAGGGATAGCAGCAACCTGCCAGAAAGAATAGACTGCAGAACATTTGTTAGATGAGTCAAGCTTCAATTAACCAGACTGGACAGCAGACTCACTTAACTGGTGACCAGAAAAAGGGGACGTAAAGCAGGTAACAGCATGATAGGATATTTGCTTCATGCACTGTACACCTTGCTTAAGCCAAGATGTCAACTGGGACCCTGGCAGTCAGAAAACCAAAACTGTGAGGGAGCCTATTTGCCTAGCCAGCCCAAGCTGTACTGTGCTGGCCTCAGCTGGAAGCTGCACTTTGCATATCATAGAGCCTGCCAGCAACCAACAGTTCCTGGGGACTGTGCACTGGCACATATGAAGATGCCAAGGAGGAGTGTTGAGAAAGTACGTGGAGACTCCAAACAAAAATGAAGCCTGGCCTCTGCCATAAGTTACATATTGTATTCACACAACCAGGAAACCACTTCTAACAGTTTAATCCCCTTTCAGGCCTGTCCTGCAAGATGGTAAATGGGTAGCGCTCATATCATTTCATCAAGAGTTTGCCAAAATACATCCATAGAATTGTATAAAGAAAGGAATTTTCCACTTTCTAGAGCACTCAAGGAGGTAAGCTTTTATAGAACACACATGAGCGCTGACCCACCACATGCACTCAAAACAGCTCTTAAGAAAATAACATGACATTTATATATGCTTTCTGTAGGAGACTTTGAGAATGCTTTACAAATGACTATTTTACCACATAATCTATGTCAGACCAACATTAAAAGCGGGTGTTAATGATCATGTACTCTGTTTTTACACTGGCAAGCTTCTTGTGGGAACACGACTAGTACTGCAGTTTACAACTGGCTTTATAGAAATGATTGGCAATGCTGTTCCTTTGCTTCCCAATGCTGAGACAACTACTAGACAACTACTAGAGAAAAGGCACCTGCAGAGCCAGAAGGAGGGGGCGCCCCAGATCTCTGCCATTCTGTTGCTTCCGCAGCCAGCCTGCGGATGTACTGTTCATTAACACACAGCAGAATGTTCTCGGGTTTAATATCTGTATGGATGATCCGACACTTTGTGTGCAAGTAATCCAGACCCTGTAGAACCTGCACATAGGAGAGAAGAAAACAGATATTCAAAGATGCACATAATGAGCAAACCAGATGTGAAAGGGTGAGAAAATAATCGAAGTTCTATAGTTATCTAGGTAACAAACAGGAAGTTCTTTTAAGTTAAACCTCAAGGCCATTATCCCGGAGCATGGTTACTACTGAGTTAAAAGGAAGTT encodes the following:
- the SRPK1 gene encoding SRSF protein kinase 1 isoform X3; its protein translation is MLQKKPETQHRGPATHSENDLPEQEEEILGSDDDEQEDPNDYCKGGYHLVKIGDLFNGRYHVIRKLGWGHFSTVWLSWDIQGKRFVAMKVVKSAEHYTETALDEIKLLKSVRNTDPNDPNREMVVQLLDDFKISGVNGSHICMVFEVLGHHLLKWIIKSNYQGLPLPCVKRIIQQVLQGLDYLHTKCRIIHTDIKPENILLCVNEQYIRRLAAEATEWQRSGAPPPSGSAVSTAPQPKPADKMSKNKKKKLKKKQKRQAELLEKRMQEIEEMEKEASPVQTQPEEQEEARNPLEMLLKENPPDEGVPGKLDEVAHVQERSILMEGSMEKCIPEINCNGMVQMTAFSDSSNQGSGRLEEDLHNANDCDEHPLAQEEDSFHSCNYSQRNGDSENRSQEVMSDSCVPLISEVLDSMVYQPTSSEEQSFNEQEISQLQESIRAEIPSEDENENNGPSENKGKSTAGNFLLNPLEPRNADKLKVKIADLGNACWVHKHFTEDIQTRQYRSLEVLIGSGYNTPADIWSTACMAFELATGDYLFEPHSGEDYSRDEDHIALIIELLGKIPRKLIVAGKYSKEFFTKKGDLKHITKLKPWGLFEVLVEKYEWSQDEAAAFTDFLLPMLELIPEKRATAAECLRHPWLNS
- the SRPK1 gene encoding SRSF protein kinase 1 isoform X2, whose translation is MALSKTVGSSSGVSLSMGVRASCRPETQHRGPATHSENDLPEQEEEILGSDDDEQEDPNDYCKGGYHLVKIGDLFNGRYHVIRKLGWGHFSTVWLSWDIQGKRFVAMKVVKSAEHYTETALDEIKLLKSVRNTDPNDPNREMVVQLLDDFKISGVNGSHICMVFEVLGHHLLKWIIKSNYQGLPLPCVKRIIQQVLQGLDYLHTKCRIIHTDIKPENILLCVNEQYIRRLAAEATEWQRSGAPPPSGSAVSTAPQPKPADKMSKNKKKKLKKKQKRQAELLEKRMQEIEEMEKEASPVQTQPEEQEEARNPLEMLLKENPPDEGVPGKLDEVAHVQERSILMEGSMEKCIPEINCNGMVQMTAFSDSSNQGSGRLEEDLHNANDCDEHPLAQEEDSFHSCNYSQRNGDSENRSQEVMSDSCVPLISEVLDSMVYQPTSSEEQSFNEQEISQLQESIRAEIPSEDENENNGPSENKGKSTAGNFLLNPLEPRNADKLKVKIADLGNACWVHKHFTEDIQTRQYRSLEVLIGSGYNTPADIWSTACMAFELATGDYLFEPHSGEDYSRDEDHIALIIELLGKIPRKLIVAGKYSKEFFTKKGDLKHITKLKPWGLFEVLVEKYEWSQDEAAAFTDFLLPMLELIPEKRATAAECLRHPWLNS